A section of the Oscillospiraceae bacterium genome encodes:
- a CDS encoding ribosomal L7Ae/L30e/S12e/Gadd45 family protein encodes MADKNQDKLMTTMGLAKKAGRLVYGYETVKDAIQKHKAVLVLTAADLSAKTLSNVEFLCRESVRHVMTGRTMEQFSSAVGKPTGVAAVTDEGFAKLISGYLTDTHK; translated from the coding sequence ATGGCTGATAAAAACCAAGACAAATTAATGACCACGATGGGACTTGCAAAAAAAGCGGGACGGCTGGTGTACGGCTACGAAACCGTCAAGGACGCAATCCAAAAGCATAAAGCGGTTTTAGTGCTGACTGCTGCGGATCTATCGGCAAAAACGCTTTCAAACGTCGAATTTTTGTGTCGGGAAAGCGTCAGGCACGTGATGACCGGGCGGACGATGGAACAATTTTCGTCAGCAGTCGGGAAACCGACGGGAGTCGCCGCGGTAACAGACGAGGGATTTGCAAAACTGATATCGGGTTATCTGACGGATACCCACAAATAG
- a CDS encoding YlxR family protein codes for MAEKKIPQRMCTGCGEMKDKNALLRVVLTPVGEILLDKKGKVSGRGAYVCKSAECLKKAIKTKRLERNLKTSISQEVYDRLAEEING; via the coding sequence ATGGCAGAGAAGAAAATCCCGCAGCGCATGTGCACCGGCTGCGGCGAGATGAAAGATAAAAACGCGCTTTTGCGTGTGGTGCTGACCCCCGTGGGAGAAATCCTGCTCGACAAAAAGGGTAAGGTCTCCGGGCGGGGTGCGTATGTCTGCAAAAGCGCCGAGTGCCTGAAAAAGGCGATCAAGACCAAACGGCTTGAAAGAAACCTCAAGACCTCGATTTCTCAGGAAGTTTACGACCGGCTGGCAGAGGAGATCAATGGCTGA
- the nusA gene encoding transcription termination factor NusA, with the protein MNKKTVAKSMTPDTLEIFEAVKLLEKEKGITSGVLLERIKNAIAIAVRRDMGCEDNTITDIDMKKGKFNVYIRKSIVEQVEDKNTQITEEEAKNIEGYDPANGYVDVSLNTKDFGRIAAQAAKHVIRQGIREVEREQMLEKFQNYRYELVTARVVRIDPMTSNATVEIDGNELLLPRTEQLPEETLRPGQLIKVYVVDVKESEKGPRALISRTHQNMVRRLFEKEVFEIADGIVEIKAIAREAGSRTKISVYSRDPNIDPVGACIGHKGARVAQIIDELGGEKIDIVKYSPLPSSMIAAALAPASVIDVEIIDEENKLSRAIVPDHQLSLAIGNRGQNARLAAKLTGWKIDIHSDKEGANEPGYMAFDFDNDFFASSGADESK; encoded by the coding sequence ATGAACAAGAAGACAGTCGCAAAGAGCATGACACCCGACACCTTGGAAATATTTGAAGCGGTTAAATTGCTCGAAAAGGAAAAGGGCATCACCTCCGGCGTGCTGCTGGAGCGCATCAAGAATGCCATCGCCATCGCGGTGCGCCGCGACATGGGGTGCGAAGACAACACCATCACCGACATCGATATGAAAAAGGGGAAATTCAACGTCTATATCCGCAAGTCGATCGTCGAACAGGTGGAAGATAAAAACACGCAGATCACAGAAGAAGAGGCCAAAAATATCGAGGGCTACGACCCGGCGAACGGCTATGTCGATGTGTCGCTGAACACCAAGGACTTCGGACGCATCGCCGCGCAGGCCGCAAAGCATGTGATCCGGCAGGGAATCCGCGAAGTCGAGCGCGAGCAGATGCTCGAAAAATTCCAGAATTACCGTTATGAGCTCGTGACCGCCCGCGTCGTGCGCATCGACCCGATGACGTCAAACGCCACCGTCGAAATCGACGGCAACGAGCTGCTTTTGCCGCGTACCGAGCAGCTGCCCGAAGAGACTCTGCGTCCGGGTCAGTTGATCAAGGTCTATGTCGTAGACGTAAAAGAAAGCGAAAAAGGCCCGCGCGCTTTGATTTCCCGCACCCATCAGAACATGGTGCGCCGTCTGTTTGAAAAAGAGGTCTTTGAGATCGCCGACGGCATCGTCGAGATCAAAGCAATCGCCCGCGAGGCCGGAAGCCGCACCAAGATTTCGGTTTACAGCCGCGACCCCAATATCGATCCGGTCGGCGCCTGTATCGGCCACAAAGGCGCCCGCGTCGCTCAGATCATCGACGAACTCGGCGGTGAGAAGATCGACATCGTCAAATATTCGCCGCTGCCGTCTTCGATGATCGCCGCGGCGCTTGCCCCCGCTTCGGTCATCGACGTCGAGATCATCGACGAGGAGAACAAGCTGAGCCGCGCCATCGTGCCGGATCACCAGCTCTCGCTCGCCATCGGCAACCGCGGCCAAAACGCCCGTCTTGCGGCAAAACTGACCGGTTGGAAGATTGACATCCACTCCGATAAGGAAGGCGCGAACGAACCCGGCTATATGGCATTCGACTTCGACAACGACTTCTTCGCCTCTTCGGGAGCGGATGAATCGAAATAA
- the rimP gene encoding ribosome maturation factor RimP: MKGDERDLGKNIAETVRLLMEPVAKQCEVAIWDVEYLKEGGNFVLRVTIDRPEGIDSEICYRFTELANPVIDEADPVSGSYCFEVSSPGLDRKLRLPEHFAASVGREVELRTIRPIDGKRDFIGILSGFSDDVITLETIGGQKLFPLKETAYTKWTFEI, translated from the coding sequence TTGAAAGGAGACGAGCGGGATTTGGGGAAAAATATCGCGGAGACGGTGCGTCTTCTGATGGAACCGGTCGCAAAACAGTGCGAAGTCGCGATTTGGGACGTCGAATATCTCAAAGAGGGCGGAAATTTCGTTTTGCGCGTGACCATCGACCGGCCCGAAGGCATCGACAGCGAAATATGCTATCGATTTACCGAGTTGGCAAATCCCGTGATCGACGAAGCCGATCCCGTCAGCGGAAGCTATTGCTTTGAAGTAAGCTCGCCGGGTCTCGACCGGAAACTGCGTCTGCCTGAGCATTTTGCCGCCTCCGTCGGCCGTGAGGTCGAATTGCGCACGATCCGGCCGATCGACGGTAAGCGTGATTTTATCGGTATTTTATCCGGCTTTTCGGATGACGTGATCACGCTTGAGACAATCGGGGGGCAAAAGTTATTCCCGTTGAAGGAAACGGCATATACTAAATGGACATTTGAAATATGA
- a CDS encoding GH116 family glycosyl hydrolase: MKYSGEYTQLVSFPLGGIGSGSVGLAGNGRLIDWEIFNKPSKGSFNGCSHFAVRALKDGKILDARVLNGDLYGHYIGRTDEPFWGTGPENQSMAGFPHFKSCEFEGNFPFAELAFSDPHFPAQVNLTAFNPFIPLNDADSSIPAAFFEIEIYNTTDSEVEYGVCFSVANPAENSVNKALENGKGVLLTGGGELCFAADCENASVQLYRYRGGWNDALETFWREMTEKPVLPPRNYDTAGKFDTAAVEARVFVKPGGRKTVRFVMGWYYPETGRTTKPLSLGRGDVPWDTKWNNYYAKLFSSAADCASYCLKNWDRLRDESKKFQKALSDSTLPAEILEAISATLSVLKSPTVMRLENGEFYGWEGVFSDVGSCEGSCTHVWNYAYALPFLFPKLERSVRDLDYAYNQLPTGEMQFRLMLPLGNIHMFRACADGQFGGVLKVWRDWKHCGDDNWLRGLWPKVQKSLEYAWNPENRDRWDLDKDGMLEGRQHHTLDMELFGPSSWLQGFYLAALKAGAEMAQYLGEPEKAKEYLAVYESGKKKTEELFNGKYYQQKIDLHDEHILDPYPDARAQYWNDEAGEIKYQIGDGCEIDQLLGQWHADICGLGELFDPGHVQIALENLYQNNFKFSVREFYNPFRLYSLNDEGGTVICTFPEGAEKPAIPIPYCQETMHGFEYAAAGLLYKHGLKKQALEMVRAVREKYDGKKRNPYNEIECGNNYARSMATYAFIPLISGFSFDMTQGMIGFDPIDELPEFRCIWSVDSAWGTVKITAKALELTILGGELRLKKLRTKLAGGKVTIDGKALKAVYKDGEYAFGETAVIKEKLTVVR, encoded by the coding sequence ATGAAATACAGCGGTGAATATACACAGTTGGTCTCTTTTCCGCTCGGCGGAATCGGCAGCGGAAGCGTCGGGCTTGCCGGCAACGGGCGCCTGATCGACTGGGAAATATTTAATAAACCCTCCAAGGGCTCGTTCAACGGCTGTTCGCATTTTGCGGTGAGAGCACTCAAAGACGGAAAGATTCTCGACGCGCGGGTTTTGAACGGCGATTTGTACGGTCATTACATCGGGCGCACCGACGAGCCGTTTTGGGGAACCGGTCCCGAAAACCAGAGCATGGCGGGGTTTCCGCATTTCAAGTCCTGCGAGTTTGAGGGCAATTTCCCGTTCGCCGAACTCGCGTTTTCCGATCCGCATTTTCCCGCGCAGGTCAATCTGACCGCGTTTAACCCGTTTATTCCGTTAAACGACGCCGACAGCTCGATTCCCGCGGCGTTTTTCGAGATTGAAATTTATAATACGACCGATTCGGAAGTCGAATACGGCGTTTGTTTCAGCGTGGCAAATCCCGCCGAGAACAGCGTGAACAAGGCGCTTGAAAACGGAAAAGGCGTGCTGCTTACGGGCGGGGGCGAACTGTGTTTCGCGGCCGACTGCGAAAACGCTTCAGTTCAGCTTTACCGCTACCGGGGCGGCTGGAACGACGCGCTTGAGACGTTTTGGCGCGAGATGACCGAAAAACCGGTTTTGCCGCCGCGCAATTACGACACGGCGGGGAAATTCGACACCGCCGCAGTCGAGGCGCGTGTTTTTGTCAAACCGGGCGGGCGCAAAACCGTGCGGTTTGTGATGGGCTGGTACTACCCCGAAACCGGCCGAACCACGAAACCGCTCTCGCTCGGCAGAGGCGACGTTCCGTGGGACACAAAATGGAATAATTATTACGCGAAATTGTTTTCAAGCGCCGCCGACTGCGCTTCTTACTGCCTGAAAAATTGGGATCGGCTGCGCGATGAAAGCAAAAAGTTTCAAAAGGCCCTCTCCGATTCGACTCTGCCGGCGGAAATACTCGAGGCGATTTCCGCGACGCTGTCGGTGTTAAAATCGCCGACGGTGATGCGGCTCGAAAACGGAGAATTTTACGGCTGGGAAGGCGTGTTTTCCGATGTCGGAAGCTGCGAGGGCAGCTGCACGCATGTCTGGAACTACGCCTACGCGCTGCCGTTTTTGTTTCCGAAACTCGAGCGGTCGGTGCGCGATCTGGATTATGCCTATAACCAGTTGCCCACGGGAGAAATGCAGTTCCGGCTGATGCTGCCGCTCGGCAATATCCATATGTTCCGCGCCTGCGCCGACGGGCAGTTCGGCGGTGTGCTCAAAGTCTGGCGCGACTGGAAACACTGCGGTGACGACAACTGGCTCAGAGGGCTTTGGCCAAAGGTCCAAAAATCGCTCGAATATGCTTGGAATCCCGAAAACCGCGACCGATGGGACTTGGATAAGGACGGGATGTTGGAGGGCCGGCAGCACCACACGCTCGATATGGAGCTGTTCGGGCCGTCGTCGTGGCTGCAGGGTTTTTATCTGGCGGCTTTAAAGGCCGGAGCCGAGATGGCACAATATCTGGGCGAGCCGGAAAAAGCGAAAGAGTATCTTGCGGTATACGAGAGTGGAAAGAAAAAGACCGAAGAGCTGTTCAACGGCAAGTATTATCAGCAAAAGATCGACTTGCACGACGAGCATATTCTCGATCCGTACCCGGATGCCCGCGCGCAGTATTGGAACGACGAAGCAGGGGAGATCAAATACCAAATCGGCGACGGCTGCGAGATCGACCAGCTGCTCGGGCAATGGCACGCCGACATCTGCGGACTCGGGGAATTATTCGACCCCGGCCATGTGCAGATTGCGCTTGAAAACCTCTATCAAAACAACTTCAAATTCTCGGTGCGGGAGTTTTACAACCCGTTCCGCCTGTATTCGCTGAACGACGAGGGCGGCACCGTCATCTGCACCTTCCCCGAGGGCGCCGAAAAACCCGCGATTCCGATTCCCTACTGTCAGGAGACCATGCACGGCTTTGAATATGCCGCCGCCGGGCTGCTGTATAAACACGGTTTGAAAAAGCAAGCACTGGAAATGGTTCGGGCGGTGCGCGAAAAATATGACGGCAAAAAGCGCAACCCCTACAACGAGATCGAGTGCGGCAACAACTACGCCCGCTCGATGGCGACCTATGCGTTTATCCCGCTGATCTCGGGCTTTTCGTTCGATATGACACAGGGCATGATCGGGTTTGACCCGATTGATGAGTTACCGGAATTTCGCTGCATCTGGAGCGTGGATTCGGCGTGGGGCACGGTGAAAATCACCGCGAAAGCGCTGGAACTCACGATTTTGGGCGGGGAACTGCGTTTGAAAAAGCTGCGCACCAAACTCGCCGGAGGCAAAGTAACCATTGACGGAAAAGCGTTGAAAGCTGTTTATAAGGACGGGGAATATGCGTTCGGGGAGACAGCGGTTATAAAAGAAAAGCTGACCGTCGTGAGATAA
- a CDS encoding uroporphyrinogen decarboxylase family protein, with protein MTGRELVSAALSHIETEKVPCFCDFTQKEHDKMVVFMGEEKLKALLPDTIFGDQYAGEPRLMEGRPEHYQDDFGVIWDRSGVDKDIGVVANHVIPEPDMKYWHEPEAAAAKMHAAAKRASEQAGDRFSFVGIGFSTFERYWTLCGMENGLAYMLTDPDFAEALFGAICDFNLKMIDIVLQYPVDAVYFGDDWGQQKGLIMGPALWRKFIKPCLAKMYGRVRQAGRFVIQHSCGDIEQVYGDLIEIGLHCHQTFQPEIYDIGAVKKKYGDKLAFWGAISTQRLLPYATPEEVTAEVKRIIRVMKPGGGYIASPTHAVPGDVPCENIVAMLKAFQEQ; from the coding sequence ATGACCGGAAGAGAGCTTGTGTCCGCGGCATTGTCTCATATTGAAACGGAAAAAGTGCCGTGTTTTTGTGACTTTACGCAAAAAGAACATGATAAAATGGTCGTCTTTATGGGTGAGGAGAAATTGAAAGCGCTGCTGCCCGACACCATTTTCGGCGATCAATACGCCGGGGAGCCGCGTTTGATGGAGGGCAGACCCGAACATTATCAGGATGATTTCGGCGTGATCTGGGACAGAAGCGGCGTCGATAAAGATATCGGCGTCGTGGCAAACCATGTGATTCCCGAGCCGGATATGAAATACTGGCATGAACCGGAAGCTGCCGCCGCAAAGATGCACGCCGCGGCAAAAAGGGCCTCGGAACAGGCGGGAGACCGGTTTTCCTTTGTCGGGATCGGCTTTTCGACCTTTGAGCGCTATTGGACGCTGTGCGGCATGGAGAACGGCCTTGCCTATATGCTGACCGACCCGGATTTTGCCGAAGCGCTGTTCGGGGCGATCTGTGATTTTAACCTGAAAATGATTGATATTGTGCTTCAATACCCGGTCGACGCGGTCTATTTCGGAGACGACTGGGGTCAGCAAAAAGGGTTGATCATGGGGCCGGCGCTGTGGCGCAAGTTTATCAAGCCGTGTCTGGCGAAAATGTACGGGCGGGTTCGGCAGGCCGGGCGGTTTGTCATCCAGCACTCCTGCGGCGATATCGAGCAAGTATACGGCGACTTGATCGAGATCGGGCTGCACTGTCACCAGACCTTCCAGCCCGAGATTTATGACATCGGTGCGGTCAAGAAAAAATACGGCGATAAACTGGCGTTTTGGGGCGCGATTTCGACCCAGCGTCTGCTGCCGTACGCAACCCCCGAGGAAGTGACCGCGGAGGTAAAAAGAATCATTCGGGTGATGAAGCCGGGCGGCGGTTATATTGCGTCACCGACTCACGCGGTGCCGGGCGACGTGCCCTGCGAAAACATTGTGGCGATGCTGAAAGCGTTTCAAGAGCAATAG
- a CDS encoding uroporphyrinogen decarboxylase family protein produces MTRRERFNAAVNHRTPDRVPQDLAGCPQTLVMTETTTDQLRKLFNINGKYSGTGLYDDRILEALGTDTRLTGGFPAPKSPHSKKTPDGYVDEWGIRYASVGGHFEIVENPLHDLPLERVKEYYYPSADDIDRSVFDGYAAHAKDLFENTDYAVIAQHPCYGVFETGCWMFGFDDFLYRLAAEPETVEWFFDRIWQYQKRLIERYYSALGGYIDATTSGDDFGTQRGMFMSVDMFRETIMPFFSERIRYTKTFTKAKFQHHTCGSVFQLIPTLIECGVEILNPIQPNAWLMEPERLKAEYGKSICFWGGVDTQELLPNGTPKQVREKCAELRELFKDGGYILSPAHCIQEDVPAENLIAVYK; encoded by the coding sequence ATGACCCGCAGAGAGCGCTTTAACGCCGCCGTCAATCACCGCACGCCCGATCGGGTGCCGCAGGACCTCGCGGGCTGCCCCCAGACCCTGGTGATGACCGAAACGACCACCGATCAGCTTCGTAAACTTTTCAATATCAACGGAAAATATTCCGGAACGGGCCTTTACGACGACCGGATTTTGGAGGCGCTCGGCACCGATACCCGGCTGACCGGCGGTTTTCCGGCTCCGAAAAGCCCGCACAGCAAAAAGACGCCCGACGGCTATGTCGACGAATGGGGTATCCGATACGCCAGCGTCGGCGGACATTTCGAGATCGTCGAAAATCCGCTGCACGACCTTCCGCTCGAACGGGTTAAGGAGTATTATTATCCGTCCGCAGATGATATCGACCGGAGCGTTTTTGACGGTTACGCCGCCCACGCCAAAGATTTATTTGAAAACACCGATTATGCCGTGATCGCCCAGCACCCGTGTTACGGCGTGTTCGAGACGGGCTGCTGGATGTTCGGCTTCGATGACTTTTTATACCGCCTCGCCGCAGAACCCGAGACCGTCGAATGGTTTTTCGACCGCATCTGGCAGTATCAAAAACGCCTGATCGAGCGGTATTATTCGGCCCTCGGCGGCTACATCGACGCCACGACGAGCGGCGACGACTTCGGCACCCAGCGCGGCATGTTCATGTCGGTCGATATGTTCCGCGAAACCATTATGCCGTTCTTTAGCGAGCGCATCCGCTATACCAAAACCTTCACCAAGGCCAAATTCCAACACCACACCTGCGGCTCGGTGTTTCAGCTGATTCCGACGCTGATCGAATGCGGCGTTGAAATTTTGAACCCCATCCAGCCGAACGCCTGGCTGATGGAACCCGAACGGCTCAAAGCCGAATACGGCAAATCCATCTGTTTTTGGGGCGGCGTCGATACACAGGAACTGCTGCCGAACGGCACACCGAAGCAGGTGCGTGAAAAATGCGCCGAACTGCGCGAGCTTTTCAAAGACGGCGGCTATATCCTCTCCCCCGCGCACTGCATTCAGGAGGATGTCCCCGCCGAAAACCTGATTGCCGTTTACAAATAA
- a CDS encoding lacto-N-biose phosphorylase central domain-containing protein, with the protein MAEKRKSVNLRCGLLDFQVGECHDSIPLDPEEYVRASAEAGIQTLVFIGKDACGCAFYDSDLVKRNTAVQSDYLAQAIAAGKKYGVEIYTYFNVLLDDKLGERFPEYRMIDGAGKPVIAYDYYKILCPNSPYFGIAKERIADLLRRYEVQGIFLDITYFSPDTCHCRYCKERFEKRYGYTLPDQFERGTKELREFHEFLTESRTRLLEGLAQTIRQTRDVRILWNGSGNPRLENGADGKADILSTEFHAPDFTDGLIRVKWAQSRGMPVIMSIPYELGSWGDWSILPKENLETVVSMITANGGGCAVNHVPYPSGEFASSVNQCVKQSIKSAYDKVKALEPWLVNTESVPDVAVINSPASRRLSQWGKVFSNDSYSNSLTGAVKMLLESGRHFDVLSEKTFCANAGRYHTAILPGAACLDEETAEAVRHFVNGGGVLIASGPVGLYRNDGSRADNFLLADVLGVDLKGESEFSVDYISDIKDITEKIARDIPDNPILVHQANLKAVRVSLHENAESGASLTEPLFEATAERHVYHQHAHPARKSGFSAVVINKFGKGTCVYFAPEIFSSFQATGSPWLLKMVQNLLDSDCQSTVRVEAPVCPHVSLRQQGGNWVMHLTNVSGSRFDLSKSFLAQTIPMQNIKAHLLKKASKVYSVPEKIPLPFTTEGDETTVMIPELKSSITIVIE; encoded by the coding sequence ATGGCCGAAAAAAGAAAAAGCGTGAATTTGCGCTGCGGGCTGCTCGATTTTCAGGTGGGCGAATGCCACGATTCCATCCCGCTCGACCCGGAGGAATATGTCCGCGCATCGGCGGAGGCGGGAATACAGACCCTCGTTTTTATCGGGAAAGACGCCTGCGGCTGCGCGTTTTATGATTCGGATCTCGTGAAAAGGAATACCGCCGTTCAAAGCGATTACCTTGCACAGGCCATAGCGGCGGGGAAAAAATACGGCGTGGAGATCTATACTTATTTCAACGTTTTGCTGGATGATAAACTCGGCGAACGTTTTCCGGAATACAGAATGATCGACGGCGCCGGAAAACCCGTGATCGCCTATGATTATTATAAAATTTTATGCCCGAACAGCCCGTATTTCGGGATCGCGAAGGAGCGGATTGCCGACCTGCTGCGGCGATATGAGGTGCAGGGCATCTTTTTGGACATCACTTATTTTTCTCCCGACACCTGCCACTGCCGCTATTGCAAAGAGCGTTTCGAAAAACGATACGGATATACGCTCCCGGATCAATTCGAACGGGGGACCAAGGAACTCCGGGAGTTTCACGAATTTCTGACAGAGTCGAGAACAAGGCTGCTGGAGGGACTTGCGCAGACCATCCGGCAGACGCGGGACGTGCGTATTTTATGGAACGGCTCGGGGAATCCCCGTCTGGAAAACGGGGCGGACGGCAAAGCCGACATTTTGTCAACGGAATTTCACGCGCCGGATTTTACGGACGGGCTGATTCGGGTGAAATGGGCGCAGTCCCGGGGGATGCCGGTGATCATGAGCATCCCTTATGAGCTCGGCAGCTGGGGCGACTGGAGCATTCTGCCCAAAGAGAACCTGGAGACCGTCGTTTCGATGATTACCGCAAACGGCGGAGGGTGTGCGGTCAACCATGTGCCCTATCCCTCGGGGGAATTCGCCTCGAGCGTGAATCAGTGCGTAAAGCAATCCATCAAGAGCGCGTACGATAAAGTAAAAGCGCTGGAACCGTGGCTCGTGAATACCGAAAGCGTGCCCGACGTCGCCGTGATCAACTCGCCGGCAAGCCGCAGACTGTCGCAATGGGGCAAAGTGTTTTCAAATGACAGTTATTCGAATTCTCTCACGGGCGCGGTGAAAATGCTGCTTGAGAGCGGCCGTCATTTCGACGTGCTTTCGGAAAAAACTTTTTGCGCAAACGCGGGGAGATATCATACCGCGATTTTGCCCGGGGCGGCGTGTCTGGATGAAGAGACGGCAGAGGCGGTCCGGCATTTTGTAAACGGCGGGGGCGTTTTGATTGCCTCCGGGCCGGTCGGGCTTTACCGCAATGACGGAAGCCGGGCGGATAATTTTTTATTGGCTGACGTTCTGGGGGTGGATTTAAAAGGGGAATCGGAATTCTCGGTTGATTATATCAGTGATATCAAGGATATCACCGAAAAAATTGCCCGCGATATTCCCGACAACCCGATTTTGGTACATCAGGCGAATCTCAAAGCGGTACGGGTTTCGCTTCATGAAAATGCCGAAAGCGGCGCCTCTTTGACAGAACCGCTTTTTGAAGCGACCGCCGAACGGCACGTTTATCATCAGCATGCCCATCCGGCCCGAAAGTCCGGATTTTCCGCCGTTGTGATCAACAAATTCGGAAAGGGGACCTGCGTTTACTTTGCGCCGGAAATTTTCTCGTCTTTTCAGGCGACCGGTTCGCCCTGGCTGCTGAAAATGGTGCAAAACCTGCTCGATTCTGATTGTCAAAGCACGGTCCGCGTTGAAGCGCCGGTCTGCCCGCATGTCAGTTTGAGACAACAGGGCGGGAATTGGGTGATGCATTTGACGAATGTCAGCGGATCGCGGTTCGATCTTTCAAAGTCGTTTTTAGCCCAAACGATTCCGATGCAAAATATCAAAGCACACCTTTTAAAAAAGGCGTCGAAGGTCTATTCCGTGCCGGAAAAAATCCCCCTGCCGTTTACGACGGAGGGGGATGAGACGACGGTGATGATTCCTGAGCTCAAGAGCAGTATAACGATTGTGATCGAGTAG
- a CDS encoding sigma-70 family RNA polymerase sigma factor — MPIGTTLTEQAFLRHSELVYRVCFVYLKNQADAEDAAADTFVRLMESRKTFECDEHLKAWLIVTAKNLCRDALSHWWRKKRIGSETPEFAEAPGEDRETLSILLELPVKYREALSLHCLMGYSGEETAKILGISPSALYVRLSRGREMLRQALGEAPAKPKSVKSRSSEPRTLRPTDSL; from the coding sequence ATGCCGATCGGGACCACGCTGACCGAACAGGCGTTTTTGCGCCACTCGGAACTCGTTTACCGGGTCTGTTTTGTCTATCTCAAAAATCAAGCCGATGCGGAGGATGCGGCCGCGGACACCTTTGTGCGGCTGATGGAGAGCCGAAAGACGTTTGAGTGCGACGAGCATCTCAAGGCCTGGCTGATCGTCACGGCCAAAAACCTCTGCAGGGACGCCCTGTCCCATTGGTGGCGCAAAAAGCGGATCGGCAGCGAAACGCCGGAGTTCGCCGAAGCGCCCGGTGAAGACCGCGAGACCCTTTCGATTTTGTTGGAGCTGCCGGTCAAATACCGGGAAGCATTATCGCTTCATTGCCTCATGGGCTACAGCGGTGAAGAGACCGCCAAAATCCTCGGGATCAGCCCGTCGGCATTGTATGTCCGGCTCAGCCGGGGCCGCGAAATGCTTCGACAGGCGCTTGGCGAAGCTCCCGCGAAACCGAAATCCGTGAAATCCCGGTCTTCCGAACCCCGGACGCTCCGCCCGACTGACAGCTTGTGA